The Aureimonas mangrovi genome contains the following window.
AGAATACGCCAACACGATCGTCCTGTCGGGCGGCGACAACTTCATCGCCGGACCGTTCCTTTCGGCCGGTGCCGATCCGCGCCTCGACGCCATCCTCGGCGTGACGGCCGGCGGGCGGGCCGACATCGAGATCCACAACCGCATCGGCGTGGACCTCTCGACGGTCGGCAACCACGAGTTCGACTTCGGGCCGGACTTCTTCGACCGGGCGATCTCGGGCGAAGGCAGCTGGACTGGCGCGCTCTTCCCGTATCTGTCGGCGAACCTCAACTTCGAGGGCACCTCGCTCGAGGACAACTTCATCGACACCTTCGCAGGCACCGGGCCGATCCCGACCGCCGGCTCGCTTCCGGCGGGTGCGATCGCCCCGATCACCGTGCTGGAAGAAGGCGGCGAGCGCATCGGCTTCGTCGGCGCCACCACGCAGATCCTCGAGAACATCGCCTCGGTGGGCGGTGTGACGGTGGCCGATCCGGGCGCCGGCACGGACGACATGGCCGCGCTGGCCGCGTATCTGCAGCCTTATATCGACCGCCTCACCGCGGACGGCATCAACAAGATCATCCTCACCTCGCACCTGCAGGACATCGCCAACGAGCGTGAGCTCGCCACGCTCCTGACCGGCGTCGACGTGATCCTCGCGGCCGGCTCCAACACGCGTCTCGGCGACGAGAACGACGTGCCGCGCGAAGGCGAGGAGTTCGCCGACACCTATCCGCTCGTCATCGAGGACGCGGCCGGCGGGACCACGCTGATCGTCAACACGGACGGCCAGTACAAGTATCTCGGCCGCCTCGCGATCGAGTTCGACGCCGAGGGCAACGTCATCACCGACAGCTACGATCCGGCGGTCAGTGGCGCCTACGCCTCGACGGTCGAGAACGTCGCCGCGGCCTGGGGCATCAGCGTCGAGGAAGTCGAGACGATCGCGCTGGCCTCCGGCACGAGGGGCGGTTCGGTCAAGGAAGTCACCGACGCGGTCAACGCCGTCATGGAAGAGATCAACTCTGAAGTGATCGGCTACACCAACGTCGCCCTCAACGGCGAGCGCAATCCGGGCGTGCGCTCCGAGGAGACAAATCTCGGCAACATCACGGCGGACGCGAACATCGCAGCGGGTCGCGCCGCGCTCGAGACCATGGGCGAAGATGCAACCTTCGTCGTCGGCATCAAGAACGGCGGCGGCATCCGCGCCGGCATCAATGCGGGCGAGATCACCCGCGGTGAAGCCAACGCGGCGCTGGCCTTCAACAACGCGCTGATGGTCTTCGACACGACGGCCGAGGGACTGCTCAACATCCTCGACGCCGCCGCCGGCGTCACCAAGGGCAACGGCGCCTTCATCCAGCTGGGTGGCCTGCGCTACTCCTATGACGAGGGCGCAGCTTCCGGTGATCGTGTTAAGAGCGTCGCGCTGATTGCCGAGGACGGCTCGATCGTCCCGATCGTCGAGAACGGCGCCATTCTGGAAGGCGCTCCGTCCCTCATCCGCGTGTCGATCCTGAACTTCGTCGCCGAGGGCGGCGAACTCCCGGTGTTCAAGGACAATGGCGAGAACTTCCGCTTCATCATGGCGGACGGGACCCTTTCCGAGGTGATACCCGAAACGGCGGACTTCAGCGACGCCTCGACGCTGCGTGACCAATCCATCCTGGAGCGGTCGCTTGGCGAACAGCAGGCCTTCGTCGACTACATCACGGCGAACTACGGTACGCCGGAGACGGCCTACAATGAGGCTGACACGCCGGAGGCTCAGGACGAGCGCATCCAGAACCTCGACCTGCGCGAGGACACCGTGTTCGAGCCGGCTCTCCCGCCGGTCGGCACACCGGGGGACGACATCATCGTCGGGACGCCCGGCGACGACATCATCGATGGCGGTGCAGGCTTCGACAGCTTCGTTCTCGCCGGCAACCTTGCCGACTACTCGGCCGAGGATTTCGGCCAGTACGTCACCATCGTCGGTGACGGCACGGACACGCTGCGCAACATCGACCGGCTCGTCTTCGCGGACGGCGAGATCGTCGTCAACGACGGCGACATCCTCTTCGACTCGCTCTTCTACATGCAGCAGAACGCCGACGTGTACGCCTCCGGCTTCACGGCGATCGACCACTACCGCATCTTCGGCGCCAGCGAAGGCCGGGCTCCCAACGCCCTCTTCGATAGCGTCGGGTATCTGGCGGCCAACGCCGACGTCGCGGCGGCGGGCTACGACGCCTTCGAGCACTTCCGCACCTTCGGCAACAGCGAGGGCCGCGATCCTTCGCTGAACTTCGACGCCCGCCTGTATCTCCAGGCCAACCAGGATGTCGCCGCGGCGGGCATCGATGCCTTCACCCACTACATGCTCTTCGGGCGCGGCGAGGGTCGCGAGACCTTCACCGCGGTGGGCGACGCGATCGAAGCCGACGGCTTCGACGCCCAGTACTACCTCCTCGCCAACAACGACGTGGCGGCGGCGGGCTTCGACGCCCGCACCCACTACGAGATCTTCGGCCAGTTCGAGGGTCGCGACACGAGCATCCTGTTCGACACGTCCTACTACCTCGAGAACAACGCCGACGTGGCGGCATCGGACATCAACCCGCTCCTGCACTACCAGACCTTCGGCTGGCGTGAGGGCCGCGACCCCTCGGCCGCCTTCGACAGCTCGGCCTATCTGGCGGCGAACGACGACGTGGCGGCCGCGGGCGACTTCAACCCGCTCACTCACTACCTGACCTTCGGCATCTACGAAGGTCGCGCGATCGACGACGTCCTCGTCGCCTGATCGCAGCCGAATGGATGAAGGACGGGGCCCTCCGGGGCCCCGTTTTCGTTTGGGGCCTCAGAGCGTGCTAACGACGACGCATCAGCGCCTTCAGCGCCCGTCTCGCCGGCCCGGGAAGCCCCCGGAACACGGAGACGACGAAGGGCAGGCGTCGCACGAGGAAGCCCGTCAGCGCATCGGGCTTGCGGTTGAAGGTGCGATCGGTATCGACGCTGGCGAGCACCGCGGCGCGGATCGTCGCCCGGGGCGTATCGAGCGTCGAAGTGAGCGCGACGTCCACCGGGACCGCGAGGCTGCCCGCCCCTTCCGCGATGGCAGCGAAGAGCCGTTCGAAGGCATGCGCGGCGGTGCCGTCGATCTGGCCCGCCTCCTCGGCGAAGAGATCGTCGAAGGCGGCCGACCGGAGCCCATCGAAGGCATCGCGGCGGAACCAGAACATCGTGCCGGCCGCGAAGAAGGGCGTCGTCTTCGGCAGCGCCGCGCCGCCGTCCTCCAGCCGCGCCGCCACGGCCTGCGTCACCGCCGCGTTCGGGCCGAGAAGCCGTGCGGTCGCGTGCAGCGATCCGCTCGGCGCCAGAAGCGCAAGGCGCGGATCGGCGGCCATCCGCTCGACGATCGGCCGGGCGCCCGTCTCCG
Protein-coding sequences here:
- a CDS encoding rhamnan synthesis F family protein, whose protein sequence is MVFVHIHYEDVWPSLRARIEKTLDIPFRLLVTASRPDVSIKRPETPYLNGFTLLTVENRGRDVRPFLKALEAAGEFDLGLKLHGKRSVHRPDGDAWRDWLVGELLPETGARPIVERMAADPRLALLAPSGSLHATARLLGPNAAVTQAVAARLEDGGAALPKTTPFFAAGTMFWFRRDAFDGLRSAAFDDLFAEEAGQIDGTAAHAFERLFAAIAEGAGSLAVPVDVALTSTLDTPRATIRAAVLASVDTDRTFNRKPDALTGFLVRRLPFVVSVFRGLPGPARRALKALMRRR